CATACCGTGTCTGGGTTATTTCCTCGCTGAGTGCTCACCAGCAActatcaaaaaaaaatgctCACCAGCTGGAAGCCCTGCTCTCATCAAGCTgatctgctgttgctgccgcaTTTTGCCTCCCATCGCCATCTGTTGGGTTCGAAAGCGGCGAGCCTGCCATGACTCACGATGTGAGTGGTGGGCAGGTAAGGTCTGATCATTCTCTGGCCGGatgcccccctccccctcccagaATTGGCTAATGCCGCGTGCGGAGCCCGGGCGCACGACGTCGCAATGCCAGCGCGCGCGACGCCTCCGCGCACGCTTCGACCTGACCAGTTCCCGACCATGGAAACTCCGCAAGCCTCGCACCCGCGCACGTCGTGTGCATGCCGGGCGTGCGCGTCGCGCTATAGTTAAACCCGATCGCCGTCTCCGGAGCCACGTCCGATCACCCGACCCGAGCGCGAACTCGAGCTCCGCACAGACCGCCCGGCCGACGGCGAGCAGGTAGAATCAGCAGGGCGCGCGATGGCGGGCGTCTTCTGGGGAGGCGGGAGGGCGGACGAGGTGGCCGACTTCGACGAGTACGATCCAACCCCCTACGACGGCGCTGTGGGCTCTGGGTACGGCTACGGGAGGAAGGGacacggcgacgacgacgagcagaAGGCGTACCGGAAGCCGAAGCCGGCGTACGGGGACGACGATGAGCACCAGGCGTACCGGAAGCCCAAGCCATCCTACGACGGGGACGAGAGGCCCAGCTACGGCCGCAAGAAGAAAGTGAGTGTTGGCCCTTGGCCCTTAAAACTCATAGTATGGGCCGTCGCGGACTCTGTTTGTTCGGCGTCTCGATGGGCCGGCCTTTTATATTATTGGTCTAAACGTGGGATCGGGCTGGAGGCCTAGATTGATTTAGAAGAGTTCCCCCGTGGTAACCGTTTATATTTGAAAATAAATGGTAACCGTTTATTGATCTGCAGGGTGACGACGATGACTCCGATGACGACGAGAAGAGGAAGCCGCGCTACAAGAAGTACGGCGACGATGACGActccgacgacgacaagaagaagcgATACGAGAAGAACAACCGCCGGCGCTACGATGACGATGATTAAGCCATGCGATAATCTCAGACCGATCGATGGGTATCATCCCTTTAATGCATCGAGGACTGGTCGTATTTAGTAAATGAGGTCGACAATCAGGCACCCTCATTTcgctttgcttttctttttcaacTTTTCCGCTGTTCTGGCCACCCCAAACTTTTTttagttaaatacaccagcggccctcgaatTTGTCATGAGGTGTcatttaggtccacgaactcgcaaaatcaaAATCTAGCACCcggaacttgttaagttgtgctaCTTAGGTCCATAAATCTTCAaggggcatgaatatatgcaaaaaaaccCTTAATTTTTATCATCTTCTGTATCTACGTCCTCCTCGTCTCTTTCACCTCTCTCTCACCGCCGGCATCCTCgggaggaggagcgcgcgggGGCTCTGGGCGCTGCCGCTCAttgcgctggcggcggcgcccggggcTTTGAGCGCAGCCTACTCCTGCCCGCTGCGTCCTCGGCCGCCAGGAGCAGGTGCAGCTGCGCCCGGGAAGAAAGAGGGAGGAGCTGCCTGACCCCGGTGCAGATCATGGCGCGGTACAGCCCGAGCAGCTTCGGCGAGCTGCTGGAGCGGGAGCTGAACACGCGGCTGCAGCTGAGCCCCGACTCGGCGTCCATGGTCTCGTCGCTGTCGCCGCAgtcgtccccggcggcggcggcaaagcTGGGGAGGTTCCTGCAGGCGGTGCGGGTGCTGTCGCCGAAGATCATGGTGGTGACGGAGCCCGAGGCGAACCACAACGCGGCGGCGTTCCTGGAGCGGTTCGTGGAGGCGCTCAACTACTACGCATCGCTGTTCGACTGCCTGGAGCACGCGGCTGGTGCTGGGGGAGGAGGTCCGCGGGGTGGTGGCGCGGGAGGGCGCGGAGCGGAAGGAGCGACACGAGCGGCTGGCGCAGTGGGCGCGGCGGATGGAGGCCGCCGAGATGGAGCGGGTCGGGATGAGCTTCGCCGGCATGATGGAGGCGAGGAAGCTGCTGCAGAGCCTCGGGTGGGGCCGCGGCACGTCCCGCCGCGCGCGCAACTCCGCAAGCCGCGGCCGCTCGCAGGTCCACCCGGCCACACCATccaacaccgccgccgcgcgcagccccgcgggccgcagccgcagccgcggtcgaGCCCCCCCGTCACCTGCAGGTCCGCCAGCCGCGGCGCACAGCGCACGCGGCTGGGCCGCCTGAATCCGCGCTTCCAAGTCAACGGGCTGTAGAACCTcactcagcgccgccgccctaggAGGAGGATGGAGGAGGGAGGACCAGGAGACGGcgaatccggcggcggcggtcctccCCCGCAGCGGAgcttggccgccggcgccatggagCCGCCATGTTCACGAGCAAGAAGGGGCGGATCTCGGAGCTCGGGGCAGAGCTCAagcaggggcggcgcggagcAGGGGCCCGGCCGGAGGGTCTGGCGTGGCCGGAGGAGGAACAGCTCCCGCGCGCTCAGCTCCtggccggggagggaggaggggtgtgCCGGGACGGAGGAGGATAGCCGCGCgtgagaggaggagggggcgccggcagAGGGAGGAGCGGCGTGCAGGTCGGTGGCTCACTGGAGGCGGGCGCGCGACATGGAAGCCGGTGGCTCGCAGCCGCGAAGCAGCCCTACCTCCTCTCTCTATCTATCCctcaaggatgtgaaggtagaAGATAATAAAATTCAtggattttttttgcatatattcatgccatATGGTGACATCTCAAGGGGTATGGACTTAAGtgacacaacttaacaagttcagggtgccatatttcgattttgcgagttcgtggacctcAATGACATCTCatgacaagttcgagggccgctgaTGTATTTAACTCTCTTTTTTCGTGAGGGGAGGAGTATGCATCGATCCGACTTTTGTGCTTTCGATTCTTTTGGAATAAAAATTATAGTAATCTGATTTGCATTTACTTGGATCATGGCAAAGGGCGTCGAAATATAGCTGAAAATAGCACAACTATTCATCCATTACTCCTAGCAGCTATTGGAGAATATTATAGTTGCGTGTTGCATAGGAGATGCATTCTAGGGTGTACGTGCTGTGTGCGTGTGCTGTGGTAGGGATGTGTGCGTCATTGTAATcgtaaaggaaaagaaaa
This window of the Panicum virgatum strain AP13 chromosome 1K, P.virgatum_v5, whole genome shotgun sequence genome carries:
- the LOC120656210 gene encoding uncharacterized protein At5g39570-like codes for the protein MAGVFWGGGRADEVADFDEYDPTPYDGAVGSGYGYGRKGHGDDDEQKAYRKPKPAYGDDDEHQAYRKPKPSYDGDERPSYGRKKKGDDDDSDDDEKRKPRYKKYGDDDDSDDDKKKRYEKNNRRRYDDDD